The following coding sequences lie in one Verrucomicrobiota bacterium genomic window:
- a CDS encoding ABC transporter permease, with product MPLLNAIFIGLKDIWAHKFRSLLTMFGIVLGVASLVAMAAIVKGMENGMKESMVAMGGADKVRIVDSDVPIHQRHLEDQSPGKTLRDVQALLQNAPLVELISPQMSLDYLRVSRGSKNTFPMEMVGVLPAALEMDLFEVEHGRYFGDLDQEFASSVCVIGTGIRDELFGSPEKTGEPIVPIGETIHVGGQPFTIVGMFKHYEGEQTRKIRELAKLEAKGKKNQGVQRRTGWGGRRWDAFARKNHTIHLPLNTAWVKFRSGGSRRNPLPDPRLDDIDIRVANFERMSEALQQVENVLMLTHNGIKDFELSTQEDRLADINKRIKNARVSGGIIAALSLLVGGIGIMNIMLASINERIREIGTCKALGATGPHIFAQILVEGVTLSLLGAFLGLSATWGLVKIIAWVSPTANAPVITLTPMIVAVAFSFLVGVVAGFLPAMKAARLDPIQALRYE from the coding sequence GTGCCCCTGCTCAACGCCATTTTCATCGGTCTGAAGGACATCTGGGCTCACAAGTTCCGGTCCCTCCTGACGATGTTCGGCATCGTCCTGGGCGTGGCAAGCCTCGTCGCCATGGCCGCCATTGTCAAAGGCATGGAGAACGGAATGAAGGAGTCCATGGTCGCGATGGGCGGCGCTGACAAAGTCCGCATCGTGGACAGCGACGTGCCGATTCACCAGCGCCACTTGGAGGACCAATCACCGGGCAAGACCCTTCGTGATGTGCAGGCCCTTCTGCAGAACGCGCCGCTGGTGGAATTGATATCGCCCCAAATGAGCCTGGACTATCTGCGCGTCAGCCGCGGAAGCAAAAATACTTTTCCGATGGAGATGGTGGGCGTCCTTCCGGCAGCGTTGGAGATGGACCTCTTCGAGGTCGAGCATGGGCGGTATTTCGGAGACTTGGACCAGGAGTTTGCGAGCAGCGTCTGCGTCATCGGCACCGGCATTCGCGACGAACTCTTTGGATCGCCGGAGAAAACAGGCGAGCCCATCGTGCCGATCGGGGAAACCATCCACGTGGGCGGCCAGCCCTTCACCATCGTGGGCATGTTCAAACATTACGAAGGCGAGCAGACGCGAAAGATCCGCGAACTGGCCAAATTGGAGGCGAAGGGAAAGAAAAACCAAGGGGTGCAACGGAGGACGGGATGGGGCGGACGTCGCTGGGATGCGTTCGCCCGCAAGAATCACACGATTCATCTTCCGTTGAACACCGCATGGGTGAAGTTTCGCTCCGGCGGATCCCGCCGCAATCCCCTGCCCGACCCGCGGCTGGACGACATCGACATCCGCGTCGCCAACTTCGAGCGAATGTCCGAGGCTTTGCAGCAGGTCGAAAATGTGCTGATGCTCACGCACAACGGCATCAAAGATTTCGAACTCAGCACGCAGGAAGACCGGCTGGCGGACATCAACAAACGGATCAAGAACGCCAGGGTCAGCGGGGGAATCATCGCGGCGTTGAGCCTGCTCGTGGGCGGCATCGGGATCATGAACATCATGTTGGCCAGCATCAACGAGCGCATCCGGGAAATCGGCACCTGCAAAGCGCTCGGCGCCACAGGTCCCCACATTTTCGCGCAGATCTTGGTGGAAGGCGTGACGCTCTCTCTGCTGGGGGCCTTTCTGGGACTGAGCGCAACCTGGGGACTGGTCAAAATCATCGCCTGGGTCTCGCCCACCGCCAATGCCCCGGTCATCACCCTGACTCCCATGATCGTGGCCGTGGCTTTCAGCTTTCTCGTCGGGGTCGTGGCCGGATTTCTGCCCGCCATGAAAGCTGCTCGGCTGGATCCCATCCAGGCCTTGCGCTATGAGTAA
- a CDS encoding efflux RND transporter periplasmic adaptor subunit, with protein MSPKVLEWTRFEPRPKLMKLFFMVVALVGLLAGGYYLKQAKARSDSDKSGSAASRQTVAPAVTTNIHFSVTLAGEIGPAEQVSVRPEVNGRISELPVDIGDRVAKGTLLFALDDKDLQIELDTRKQEISSSELQLEKARLRMEQAERDYQRDRKLFQEKLVSEQVYETSKQLWDSAKKDHELAQNSVQRSRTSLEQTKEKLTKTRVTAPFDCTVLTRPISAVGQAVSGSGGFNSGTEVMTIANLEDLVILAHVNQADVTRLKVGMEVRIAVEAVTGLVVSGLVERVSPQATIVNNIKGFSTRIRLKAPDQRVQPGMTANITIPVASVSNVVAVPLAAVFTEFNPEQQQNERFVFVAEGDHFEKRPVKLGVSDYFHAEIKHGVSQGDHVALEKPASDKIQSSEAAGKGSVKPVSVAGAHKT; from the coding sequence ATGAGTCCGAAAGTCCTCGAATGGACTCGCTTCGAACCTCGTCCCAAATTGATGAAACTGTTTTTCATGGTCGTGGCACTCGTCGGCCTTTTGGCCGGAGGGTATTATTTGAAACAAGCGAAGGCTCGGTCGGATTCGGACAAATCGGGCTCGGCCGCCTCCCGCCAGACCGTCGCCCCGGCCGTGACGACCAACATTCACTTTTCGGTGACTCTGGCCGGAGAAATCGGCCCGGCGGAACAAGTTTCGGTGCGTCCGGAGGTCAACGGCCGCATCTCGGAACTGCCGGTGGACATTGGGGATCGAGTGGCCAAGGGCACGTTGCTCTTCGCCTTGGATGACAAAGATCTACAAATCGAACTGGACACTCGGAAACAAGAGATCAGCAGTTCCGAATTGCAGTTGGAAAAGGCCCGGCTGCGCATGGAACAGGCGGAGCGAGATTATCAACGCGACCGCAAGTTATTCCAGGAGAAGCTGGTCAGCGAACAGGTGTACGAAACGAGCAAACAACTTTGGGATTCCGCCAAGAAAGACCATGAACTCGCCCAAAACTCCGTGCAACGGTCCCGGACCAGCCTCGAACAAACCAAAGAAAAACTGACCAAGACCCGGGTTACCGCCCCTTTCGATTGCACCGTCCTCACCCGGCCCATCTCCGCCGTCGGTCAAGCCGTCTCGGGCTCCGGAGGATTCAACAGCGGAACGGAAGTGATGACGATCGCCAACTTGGAAGACTTGGTCATCCTGGCCCATGTCAACCAGGCGGATGTCACCCGCCTGAAAGTCGGCATGGAAGTTCGTATCGCGGTCGAGGCCGTCACAGGACTCGTGGTGTCCGGCCTGGTGGAGCGTGTCTCCCCCCAAGCCACCATCGTCAACAACATCAAGGGTTTCTCCACCCGCATCCGGCTCAAAGCTCCCGACCAGCGCGTGCAGCCAGGCATGACGGCCAACATCACGATTCCCGTGGCTTCCGTGTCCAACGTGGTCGCCGTCCCGCTCGCCGCGGTGTTCACAGAATTCAATCCGGAACAGCAGCAAAACGAGCGATTCGTTTTTGTGGCTGAAGGGGACCATTTCGAAAAGCGACCCGTAAAGCTTGGCGTCTCGGACTATTTTCACGCCGAAATCAAACACGGCGTCAGCCAGGGCGATCACGTCGCGCTCGAAAAGCCCGCCTCCGACAAAATTCAATCCTCGGAGGCCGCTGGAAAAGGCTCTGTCAAACCGGTCTCCGTCGCCGGCGCTCATAAAACCTAG
- a CDS encoding ABC transporter ATP-binding protein — MALVELRDITKIYHLGGEEIRALDGVSLDIQQGDFCSIIGPSGSGKSTLMHILGCLDSPTSGTLKLDGLEIHNATPRQLAGIRNQKIGFVFQFFNLLPKLNVLQNVELPMIYTGLGGKERRERALTALREVELDNRAKHRPSQLSGGQQQRVAIARALVNNPKILFADEPTGNLDSHTGELILDMLRRFHREGRTIILVTHDPEIAAMTPRKIEIRDGKIAKNLDRRLSGQDRASNSPLLS, encoded by the coding sequence ATGGCCCTCGTCGAACTGAGAGACATCACGAAAATCTACCACCTGGGAGGCGAGGAAATTCGCGCCCTCGACGGAGTCAGTCTGGACATTCAACAAGGCGACTTCTGCTCCATCATCGGACCTTCCGGCAGCGGAAAATCGACCCTGATGCACATCCTGGGCTGCCTCGATTCGCCCACGTCCGGCACTCTCAAACTCGACGGACTCGAGATCCACAACGCGACGCCGAGGCAACTCGCCGGCATTCGAAATCAAAAAATCGGATTCGTGTTTCAGTTCTTCAATCTGCTGCCCAAGCTCAACGTCCTCCAAAACGTCGAACTGCCGATGATCTACACTGGACTGGGGGGCAAGGAGCGGCGTGAACGTGCCCTGACGGCACTTCGGGAAGTCGAACTGGACAACCGGGCCAAGCACCGCCCTTCCCAACTTTCGGGCGGTCAGCAGCAACGTGTCGCCATCGCCCGGGCGTTGGTCAACAATCCCAAGATCCTCTTTGCGGACGAACCGACGGGCAACCTCGATTCGCATACCGGGGAACTCATCCTGGACATGCTCCGCCGTTTTCACCGCGAGGGCCGCACCATCATCCTGGTTACGCATGATCCGGAAATTGCCGCCATGACTCCCAGGAAGATCGAAATCCGCGACGGAAAAATCGCGAAAAACCTCGACCGAAGACTGTCGGGACAGGACCGCGCCAGCAACTCACCACTCCTCTCGTAA
- a CDS encoding ABC transporter permease, which produces MNLVNVILTGFREIASHKFRSLLTILGIILGVSSLVAMSALVKGMELGLKEALTAMGGLEKIRVESQMDLPIHQRHLQDRVTGVTLPDVEALRQSAPLVHTITPSYELWGRGSRTVLAYKDKTARPFSFVGTWPGALALNEHIVKHGRMFNELDEEEARSVCVIGTGIRDQLFGDPDEIGTEVIPIGEIITINRQPFTIVGMFEHYESEPARIQRLARAAARKNMGGPNRGSSPWDRAKGGHFAFRLKNNTVYIPLKTMLLNFQSGTKAVSSFSARLSSLQMKVKDIDLLEPALQQVRNVLMTTHHGLEDFAFRTDEDWAAEISRTIHDARMSGGIIAAISLIVGGIGIANIMLASISERVREIGIRKSIGATTQDIFVQILVESTVLAMLGGALGLAVSAGLTHLVGQFSPNENTPVITLAALLAAFGASVAVGVLAGLWPALKASRLHPIQALKYD; this is translated from the coding sequence TTGAATCTGGTCAATGTCATCCTGACGGGATTCCGGGAAATCGCTTCCCACAAGTTTCGCTCTTTGCTCACCATCCTCGGCATCATCCTCGGCGTCTCCAGCTTGGTCGCGATGTCCGCCTTGGTCAAAGGCATGGAACTGGGCCTCAAGGAGGCTCTGACCGCCATGGGCGGGCTCGAGAAAATTCGCGTCGAAAGCCAGATGGATCTCCCCATTCACCAGCGCCATCTCCAAGACCGGGTCACCGGCGTGACCCTGCCGGACGTCGAAGCCTTGCGTCAAAGCGCCCCCCTCGTCCACACCATCACCCCATCCTACGAACTCTGGGGCCGGGGTTCACGGACTGTGCTGGCCTACAAGGACAAAACCGCCCGCCCGTTCTCCTTCGTGGGCACCTGGCCGGGAGCATTGGCCCTCAACGAACACATCGTGAAGCACGGCCGGATGTTCAACGAGTTGGACGAAGAGGAGGCACGGTCCGTCTGCGTCATCGGCACGGGCATACGGGACCAGCTTTTTGGGGATCCAGACGAGATCGGAACGGAAGTGATACCCATTGGCGAGATCATCACCATCAACCGCCAGCCCTTCACCATCGTGGGCATGTTTGAGCATTACGAAAGCGAACCCGCGCGAATCCAGCGGCTGGCAAGGGCGGCCGCCCGCAAGAACATGGGCGGCCCCAACCGGGGCTCCAGCCCCTGGGATCGCGCCAAGGGTGGACACTTCGCGTTTCGCCTGAAAAACAACACCGTTTACATTCCGCTGAAAACCATGCTGCTGAATTTTCAGTCCGGAACCAAAGCCGTTTCCTCGTTCAGCGCCCGCCTTTCCTCGCTGCAAATGAAAGTGAAGGACATCGACCTGCTCGAACCCGCGTTGCAACAAGTGCGCAACGTGCTCATGACCACGCACCATGGCTTGGAGGATTTCGCGTTTCGAACCGACGAAGACTGGGCCGCCGAAATCAGCCGGACCATACACGACGCGCGCATGAGCGGAGGCATCATCGCCGCCATCAGCCTCATCGTCGGCGGCATCGGCATCGCCAATATCATGCTCGCCAGCATCTCGGAGCGAGTGCGCGAAATCGGGATTCGCAAATCGATCGGAGCCACCACCCAGGATATCTTCGTGCAAATCCTGGTCGAAAGCACCGTCCTGGCCATGCTCGGCGGCGCGCTGGGACTGGCCGTTTCCGCCGGCCTCACTCATCTCGTCGGTCAATTCTCGCCCAACGAAAACACGCCGGTCATCACGTTGGCCGCCCTGCTGGCCGCGTTTGGCGCCAGTGTCGCGGTCGGCGTTCTGGCCGGCCTCTGGCCCGCCCTCAAAGCCTCCCGCCTGCACCCGATCCAAGCCCTCAAATACGACTAG